A single genomic interval of Fibrobacter sp. UWB4 harbors:
- a CDS encoding NAD(P)H-dependent glycerol-3-phosphate dehydrogenase, producing MKVTVLGTGGWGLTLGQVVYENKNELTFWTNSQAEVDLLSTEHQYKDKLPGVIFPADFKYTTDMHAALEGCDMVLIVVPSQFMASVAANLGSWTPAKGKEPIVVCATKGILEGTDQLMSEVILEKVPWLTEDKMVAFSGPSHAEEVSRHVLTAIVAACVNEDSAKIVQKAMSCSYLRVYTSTDIVGVELCGSVKNVIAIASGVLYGLEASGKFKIGDNTRAAILTRGQAEMCRLGKALGAKPETFAGLAGMGDLIVTCLSQHSRNRYVGEHIGKGETLDQVLAGMKMIAEGVPTCRSTRALAKKLGVEMPIVEAVYQMLFENRKVEDVVKEIWGRELKAENWA from the coding sequence ATGAAAGTTACAGTTTTAGGTACCGGTGGCTGGGGTCTGACCCTCGGTCAAGTTGTTTACGAAAACAAGAACGAACTCACTTTTTGGACCAATTCCCAAGCAGAAGTAGATCTTCTCTCCACCGAACACCAGTACAAGGACAAGCTCCCTGGCGTTATTTTCCCGGCTGATTTTAAGTACACGACCGATATGCATGCAGCTCTCGAAGGCTGCGACATGGTCCTTATCGTCGTTCCGTCTCAGTTTATGGCAAGCGTTGCTGCAAATCTTGGCTCCTGGACTCCTGCAAAGGGCAAGGAACCGATCGTCGTCTGCGCCACGAAGGGTATTCTCGAAGGCACGGACCAGCTCATGAGCGAAGTCATCCTCGAAAAGGTTCCTTGGCTGACCGAAGACAAGATGGTTGCCTTTAGCGGTCCGTCTCACGCCGAAGAAGTGAGCCGCCATGTGCTGACCGCCATTGTCGCTGCCTGCGTGAACGAAGACTCTGCAAAGATCGTGCAGAAGGCGATGAGCTGCTCTTACCTCCGCGTCTATACTTCGACTGACATCGTCGGTGTTGAACTCTGCGGTTCCGTGAAGAACGTGATTGCAATTGCTTCCGGTGTGCTCTATGGCCTCGAAGCTAGTGGCAAGTTCAAGATCGGTGATAATACCCGCGCTGCAATCCTTACGCGTGGCCAGGCCGAAATGTGCCGTTTGGGCAAGGCTCTTGGTGCAAAGCCCGAAACGTTTGCGGGCCTCGCCGGCATGGGCGATCTCATTGTGACGTGCCTTTCTCAACACAGCCGTAACCGTTATGTGGGCGAACACATTGGTAAGGGCGAAACGCTCGACCAGGTTCTTGCTGGCATGAAGATGATTGCCGAAGGTGTGCCGACTTGCCGCAGCACTCGCGCTCTCGCCAAGAAGCTCGGCGTAGAAATGCCGATCGTCGAAGCCGTTTATCAGATGTTGTTCGAAAACCGCAAGGTTGAAGATGTGGTCAAGGAAATCTGGGGCCGCGAACTCAAGGCTGAAAATTGGGCTTAG
- a CDS encoding FISUMP domain-containing protein → MQNKILGVAGCAALMLGLAACSGEDGVNGVNGLNGKNGADGKNGTSCEVKALKNNTGYKVLCAGDSVGVLKNGKDGTNGKAGTSCTTTERSDKTGFDVMCGGKSVGSLLNGKAGESCTVNRSDLGAVVKCGNQEATLLDGKSCSASTTSKNGREGIVVTCDGEVVGTVWNGETGTGCSATPAKLGDKTGFTLYCGDEAVGTVWNGTEGTSCTSTEKANGKIEVKCGDASAVTIYKAMCGDDSYDPAEQFCVLGKLYDKCDGKTFVVNREYCNDDVVAPLCSEVKLKKDGSYEVVANRATKADEFCLAGIITKKCGGEEFSMNQYCDKKHDGVTDSIKDYCKYADDEKLEMAYQKIGKSLFPEEEEEDVEAASSSSSFFGGLIGKKLDDFTSEQLGLFYEALEGLKTTCGVESDPDLCGGVAYNPEKKFCDIRDNHLYAFKEINGVTWFTENLAFKYKLPKKVYEIDKATGDTLSISLDARSGVLYYEDDPFENFEAAEGRYYTWNSAMGIGDMRSDVDLSETSLKDKDKVVGACPAGWRLPTKAELEDLSNFANDVAEGGFEDLDNTDKVLNFNVDFLGYYNISAKKPMGTEANFWSSDAAASDEQAWGLVIVDNDNSSVETSNKAYAYTIRCVKDVI, encoded by the coding sequence ATGCAAAACAAAATCCTTGGAGTTGCGGGCTGTGCCGCTCTCATGCTTGGACTCGCCGCTTGTTCTGGTGAAGACGGCGTTAACGGTGTAAACGGTCTTAATGGTAAAAATGGTGCCGATGGTAAAAACGGTACAAGCTGCGAAGTTAAGGCTCTGAAAAATAATACCGGTTATAAGGTGCTTTGCGCAGGGGACTCTGTAGGCGTCTTGAAAAACGGTAAAGATGGTACCAATGGTAAAGCTGGTACAAGCTGTACCACTACGGAACGTTCAGACAAAACTGGTTTTGACGTGATGTGCGGCGGCAAGTCTGTTGGTTCGTTGCTTAACGGCAAGGCTGGTGAATCCTGTACGGTAAATCGTTCTGATTTAGGTGCTGTTGTCAAGTGCGGTAATCAGGAAGCAACCCTCCTTGATGGTAAGAGCTGCTCGGCTTCAACCACTTCTAAGAATGGCCGAGAAGGTATCGTCGTGACATGCGATGGTGAAGTTGTCGGTACTGTCTGGAATGGTGAAACGGGTACAGGCTGCTCTGCAACACCTGCAAAATTGGGTGATAAGACCGGTTTCACGCTGTATTGCGGCGATGAAGCTGTCGGAACCGTGTGGAACGGTACTGAGGGTACAAGCTGCACTAGCACGGAAAAGGCCAATGGCAAGATTGAGGTGAAGTGCGGTGATGCATCTGCAGTTACCATTTACAAGGCCATGTGCGGTGACGATTCCTATGATCCTGCTGAACAGTTCTGCGTCCTTGGCAAGCTCTATGACAAGTGCGATGGCAAGACCTTCGTTGTTAATAGAGAATACTGCAATGATGATGTTGTTGCCCCATTGTGTTCTGAAGTCAAGTTGAAAAAAGATGGAAGCTATGAAGTGGTCGCCAATCGTGCAACTAAGGCGGATGAATTCTGCTTGGCAGGCATCATTACGAAAAAGTGCGGTGGTGAGGAGTTCTCCATGAACCAGTATTGCGACAAGAAGCATGATGGCGTAACGGACTCTATCAAGGACTACTGTAAGTATGCCGATGATGAAAAACTTGAAATGGCTTATCAGAAAATCGGTAAGAGTCTATTCCCTGAAGAAGAAGAGGAAGATGTCGAAGCAGCTTCTTCTAGCTCAAGCTTCTTTGGTGGCTTGATTGGGAAAAAGCTTGACGATTTTACATCGGAACAGTTGGGATTGTTCTACGAAGCTCTTGAAGGGCTGAAGACCACCTGTGGTGTAGAATCCGATCCTGATCTGTGCGGTGGGGTTGCCTATAATCCAGAAAAGAAGTTCTGCGATATTCGTGACAATCATCTCTATGCGTTTAAGGAAATTAACGGGGTGACCTGGTTTACTGAAAACCTTGCCTTCAAATATAAGTTGCCGAAGAAGGTGTATGAAATTGACAAAGCAACGGGCGATACTTTAAGTATTTCTCTTGATGCTAGAAGCGGTGTACTGTATTACGAGGACGACCCCTTTGAAAACTTCGAGGCTGCTGAAGGTCGCTACTATACCTGGAACTCTGCAATGGGTATCGGTGATATGAGAAGTGACGTTGATCTTAGTGAAACGAGCCTTAAGGATAAAGACAAGGTTGTAGGTGCATGCCCGGCTGGCTGGAGATTGCCGACTAAGGCGGAACTCGAAGATCTTAGCAATTTTGCTAACGATGTGGCCGAGGGTGGCTTTGAAGACCTTGATAATACTGATAAGGTTCTCAACTTCAATGTTGACTTCTTGGGATACTATAATATCAGCGCGAAGAAGCCTATGGGCACTGAAGCTAACTTCTGGTCTAGCGATGCTGCTGCATCGGATGAACAGGCTTGGGGCTTGGTTATCGTAGACAATGATAACAGCTCTGTTGAAACTTCCAACAAGGCCTATGCATATACAATCCGTTGCGTCAAGGATGTGATCTAG